One window of Magallana gigas chromosome 2, xbMagGiga1.1, whole genome shotgun sequence genomic DNA carries:
- the LOC105343635 gene encoding uncharacterized protein isoform X3 has product MLIANTNATMDAKENNQIHWIESGMESDVAPDEMYLMLQADMMSIKKQERALQSEIAEIQSKFFNLVENCGIQRSDFPVRDNSKVVSPSFLQSNSTSSLRRVLPQEEDEEFLLQQLLQGSVCSSSSDSLYEDSEMTLIIDNNSNYKPSPFRQPENTVVSFTSMLVPNLTEPISSSDISNGSSRMTSSSDGYPKSTETSSDVDNQCVPCLDLEEELASRTKYYSDFTIDRQRKINNMSPPLSYGNESSKDSDNSDNACEELFTREVEGCEAKDLPAFRAAPLGVSNVNDSRMIAYSRSSSHSSGTDSSSVSSRSGHRISRSSRSSASNRSSSSSSSRKSTTNPQASSTMIEDLSPQSSHSSGSSRHKSSTSNPQASSTMIEDFPSSKGSSRCSSNEDFVSVYTWSIHDTSEEVNLEDSYLRNIGHKVAARSTRSSRSSSASSTTSRKSTKRDRDSNRIQHVLTEPDSQLGNSLSVIEQASDIREAFLGADSLYEDEDIHYKASTLPRTSTRLYLVGQKTSASSSLEARRSSMPDILSVCTPSDFHSVPTSDDEEDNNSADDSSPLQERIEVPGKSSSSACTSSPLENSTKSDVAAPNNTEALIDSILTDSPVSACSSGIAAPYNSYNSAAESHPASRASQSTNSDNKSESSIGQPSAPPSSVKSSTAVPAKAPVLDFVFKKPLNTQPLRKLFKFKKSKGKSVEKIPTTSTPSHAYPSSVRSDPLSRRKLFSGSDQKMQEVQLMDKKAVMKKFRRFSESFHKRNSTGLPRIQTLANL; this is encoded by the exons ATGTTGATTGCAAACACTAATGCTACCATGGAcgcaaaagaaaataatcaaatcc ATTGGATCGAGTCTGGAATGGAATCAGATGTTGCACCAGACGAAATGTACCTTATGCTACAAGCAGATATG ATGAGCATCAAGAAGCAGGAACGAGCTCTTCAGAGTGAGATTGCTGAAATTCAGTCCAAGTTCTTCAACCTGGTGGAGAACTGTGGGATCCAGCGCTCCGACTTCCCAGTCCGGGACAACTCCAAAGTCGTGTCTCCGTCCTTCCTTCAGAGCAACTCGACCTCCAGCCTCCGGCGCGTGCTTCCCCAAGAGGAGGATGAAGAGTTCCTTCTTCAGCAGCTTCTTCAGGGATCTGTGTGCTCCAGTAGTAGTGACAGTCTGTATGAGGACTCCGAGATGACTCTCATCATCGACAACAACTCCAACTACAAGCCTTCTCCATTCCGTCAGCCGGAAAACACCGTTGTCAGCTTCACCAGCATGCTTGTGCCAAACCTGACGGAACCTATCTCATCATCAGACATCAGCAATGGCTCCAGCAGGATGACGTCTTCTTCAGATGGTTATCCCAAATCCACAGAAACCTCATCAGATGTTGACAACCAGTGTGTCCCTTGTCTGGACTTAGAGGAGGAGCTGGCATCTCGAACCAAGTACTACTCCGACTTCACCATCGATCGCCAGCGCAAGATCAACAACATGTCACCCCCTCTCTCCTATGGCAACGAGTCTTCCAAGGACAGTGACAACAGTGACAATGCGTGTGAGGAGCTATTCACCAGGGAAGTGGAGGGATGTGAAGCCAAGGACCTACCTGCATTCCGTGCTGCTCCTCTCGGTGTTTCCAATGTGAATGACTCTAGGATGATTGCTTACTCACGTTCCAGCTCCCATTCATCAGGAACAGACAGCTCATCTGTGTCTTCCAGATCTGGTCATCGCATCAGCAGATCCAGTCGCTCCAGTGCCAGCAACAGATCTTCATCCTCATCATCCAGTCGGAAGAGCACCACCAACCCACAGGCATCATCCACCATGATCGAGGATCTGTCCCCTCAGTCATCTCACAGCAGTGGTAGCAGCAGACACAAGTCATCCACCTCCAATCCCCAGGCTTCATCCACCATGATTGAGGATTTCCCTTCTTCGAAAGGCAGCAGCCGGTGTTCCAGCAATGAGGACTTTGTTAGTGTGTACACCTGGTCCATTCACGACACCTCCGAGGAAGTCAACTTGGAGGACTCGTACCTCAGGAACATCGGACACAAGGTGGCAGCCCGCTCAACCAGATCCAGCCGAAGCAGTAGTGCTAGCAGCACCACATCCAGGAAATCAACCAAGCGTGACAGAGACTCCAACCGCATCCAGCATGTGCTTACAGAGCCTGACTCACAACTGGGAAATTCCTTGTCTGTGATTGAACAAGCCAGTGACATTCGTGAAGCCTTCCTTGGAGCTGATTCTCTGTACGAGGACGAGGACATCCACTACAAGGCCAGTACCTTACCTCGCACCAGCACACGCCTATACCTCGTGGGACAGAAGACCAGTGCTAGCTCATCCCTTGAGGCTCGTCGCTCTTCTATGCCTGATATCCTTAGTGTCTGCACGCCTAGTGACTTTCATAGTGTTCCCACTTCTGACGATGAAGAGGACAACAATAGTGCTGATGACTCCTCACCTCTCCAAGAGCGCATTGAAGTCCCGGGGAAGTCCAGTTCCAGTGCCTGCACTTCAAGTCCACTCGAGAACTCGACCAAATCTGATGTTGCTGCACCAAACAACACAGAGGCCCTCATTGACTCCATCCTCACTGACAGCCCAGTCAGTGCTTGCAGTAGTGGAATAGCCGCCCCCTACAACTCCTACAACTCAGCAGCGGAGAGCCATCCAGCCTCCCGTGCCAGCCAGTCCACAAACAGTGACAACAAGTCGGAATCCTCCATCGGACAACCTAGTGCTCCTCCATCCTCAGTCAAATCCTCAACCGCTGTGCCTGCCAAAGCTCCAGTGTTGGACTTTGTCTTCAAGAAACCTCTGAACACCCAGCCACTGAGGAAGCTGTTCAAGTTCAAGAAGAGCAAGGGGAAGAGTGTGGAGAAGATTCCGACCACGTCCACCCCCAGCCACGCCTACCCGTCCTCTGTCCGCAGTGACCCACTTTCCAGGAGGAAGCTTTTCTCCGGCAGTGACCAGAAGATGCAGGAGGTTCAGCTGATGGACAAGAAAGCCGTCATGAAGAAGTTCCGTAGATTCAGCGAGAGTTTCCACAAGCGCAACAGTACTGGCCTTCCCAGGATCCAGACCCTTGCCAACCTTTAA
- the LOC105343635 gene encoding uncharacterized protein isoform X1, which produces MQSKILNKHLKWMPVHSLVKMDESIFFKVDSRDWIESGMESDVAPDEMYLMLQADMMSIKKQERALQSEIAEIQSKFFNLVENCGIQRSDFPVRDNSKVVSPSFLQSNSTSSLRRVLPQEEDEEFLLQQLLQGSVCSSSSDSLYEDSEMTLIIDNNSNYKPSPFRQPENTVVSFTSMLVPNLTEPISSSDISNGSSRMTSSSDGYPKSTETSSDVDNQCVPCLDLEEELASRTKYYSDFTIDRQRKINNMSPPLSYGNESSKDSDNSDNACEELFTREVEGCEAKDLPAFRAAPLGVSNVNDSRMIAYSRSSSHSSGTDSSSVSSRSGHRISRSSRSSASNRSSSSSSSRKSTTNPQASSTMIEDLSPQSSHSSGSSRHKSSTSNPQASSTMIEDFPSSKGSSRCSSNEDFVSVYTWSIHDTSEEVNLEDSYLRNIGHKVAARSTRSSRSSSASSTTSRKSTKRDRDSNRIQHVLTEPDSQLGNSLSVIEQASDIREAFLGADSLYEDEDIHYKASTLPRTSTRLYLVGQKTSASSSLEARRSSMPDILSVCTPSDFHSVPTSDDEEDNNSADDSSPLQERIEVPGKSSSSACTSSPLENSTKSDVAAPNNTEALIDSILTDSPVSACSSGIAAPYNSYNSAAESHPASRASQSTNSDNKSESSIGQPSAPPSSVKSSTAVPAKAPVLDFVFKKPLNTQPLRKLFKFKKSKGKSVEKIPTTSTPSHAYPSSVRSDPLSRRKLFSGSDQKMQEVQLMDKKAVMKKFRRFSESFHKRNSTGLPRIQTLANL; this is translated from the exons ATGCAGagtaaaattttgaacaaacatttgaaatggATGCCCGTACATTCTCTTGTCAAAATGGACGAATCAATTTTCTTCAAAGTGGACTCGAGGG ATTGGATCGAGTCTGGAATGGAATCAGATGTTGCACCAGACGAAATGTACCTTATGCTACAAGCAGATATG ATGAGCATCAAGAAGCAGGAACGAGCTCTTCAGAGTGAGATTGCTGAAATTCAGTCCAAGTTCTTCAACCTGGTGGAGAACTGTGGGATCCAGCGCTCCGACTTCCCAGTCCGGGACAACTCCAAAGTCGTGTCTCCGTCCTTCCTTCAGAGCAACTCGACCTCCAGCCTCCGGCGCGTGCTTCCCCAAGAGGAGGATGAAGAGTTCCTTCTTCAGCAGCTTCTTCAGGGATCTGTGTGCTCCAGTAGTAGTGACAGTCTGTATGAGGACTCCGAGATGACTCTCATCATCGACAACAACTCCAACTACAAGCCTTCTCCATTCCGTCAGCCGGAAAACACCGTTGTCAGCTTCACCAGCATGCTTGTGCCAAACCTGACGGAACCTATCTCATCATCAGACATCAGCAATGGCTCCAGCAGGATGACGTCTTCTTCAGATGGTTATCCCAAATCCACAGAAACCTCATCAGATGTTGACAACCAGTGTGTCCCTTGTCTGGACTTAGAGGAGGAGCTGGCATCTCGAACCAAGTACTACTCCGACTTCACCATCGATCGCCAGCGCAAGATCAACAACATGTCACCCCCTCTCTCCTATGGCAACGAGTCTTCCAAGGACAGTGACAACAGTGACAATGCGTGTGAGGAGCTATTCACCAGGGAAGTGGAGGGATGTGAAGCCAAGGACCTACCTGCATTCCGTGCTGCTCCTCTCGGTGTTTCCAATGTGAATGACTCTAGGATGATTGCTTACTCACGTTCCAGCTCCCATTCATCAGGAACAGACAGCTCATCTGTGTCTTCCAGATCTGGTCATCGCATCAGCAGATCCAGTCGCTCCAGTGCCAGCAACAGATCTTCATCCTCATCATCCAGTCGGAAGAGCACCACCAACCCACAGGCATCATCCACCATGATCGAGGATCTGTCCCCTCAGTCATCTCACAGCAGTGGTAGCAGCAGACACAAGTCATCCACCTCCAATCCCCAGGCTTCATCCACCATGATTGAGGATTTCCCTTCTTCGAAAGGCAGCAGCCGGTGTTCCAGCAATGAGGACTTTGTTAGTGTGTACACCTGGTCCATTCACGACACCTCCGAGGAAGTCAACTTGGAGGACTCGTACCTCAGGAACATCGGACACAAGGTGGCAGCCCGCTCAACCAGATCCAGCCGAAGCAGTAGTGCTAGCAGCACCACATCCAGGAAATCAACCAAGCGTGACAGAGACTCCAACCGCATCCAGCATGTGCTTACAGAGCCTGACTCACAACTGGGAAATTCCTTGTCTGTGATTGAACAAGCCAGTGACATTCGTGAAGCCTTCCTTGGAGCTGATTCTCTGTACGAGGACGAGGACATCCACTACAAGGCCAGTACCTTACCTCGCACCAGCACACGCCTATACCTCGTGGGACAGAAGACCAGTGCTAGCTCATCCCTTGAGGCTCGTCGCTCTTCTATGCCTGATATCCTTAGTGTCTGCACGCCTAGTGACTTTCATAGTGTTCCCACTTCTGACGATGAAGAGGACAACAATAGTGCTGATGACTCCTCACCTCTCCAAGAGCGCATTGAAGTCCCGGGGAAGTCCAGTTCCAGTGCCTGCACTTCAAGTCCACTCGAGAACTCGACCAAATCTGATGTTGCTGCACCAAACAACACAGAGGCCCTCATTGACTCCATCCTCACTGACAGCCCAGTCAGTGCTTGCAGTAGTGGAATAGCCGCCCCCTACAACTCCTACAACTCAGCAGCGGAGAGCCATCCAGCCTCCCGTGCCAGCCAGTCCACAAACAGTGACAACAAGTCGGAATCCTCCATCGGACAACCTAGTGCTCCTCCATCCTCAGTCAAATCCTCAACCGCTGTGCCTGCCAAAGCTCCAGTGTTGGACTTTGTCTTCAAGAAACCTCTGAACACCCAGCCACTGAGGAAGCTGTTCAAGTTCAAGAAGAGCAAGGGGAAGAGTGTGGAGAAGATTCCGACCACGTCCACCCCCAGCCACGCCTACCCGTCCTCTGTCCGCAGTGACCCACTTTCCAGGAGGAAGCTTTTCTCCGGCAGTGACCAGAAGATGCAGGAGGTTCAGCTGATGGACAAGAAAGCCGTCATGAAGAAGTTCCGTAGATTCAGCGAGAGTTTCCACAAGCGCAACAGTACTGGCCTTCCCAGGATCCAGACCCTTGCCAACCTTTAA
- the LOC105343635 gene encoding uncharacterized protein isoform X5, translating into MQPKVNMQELDWIESGMESDVAPDEMYLMLQADMMSIKKQERALQSEIAEIQSKFFNLVENCGIQRSDFPVRDNSKVVSPSFLQSNSTSSLRRVLPQEEDEEFLLQQLLQGSVCSSSSDSLYEDSEMTLIIDNNSNYKPSPFRQPENTVVSFTSMLVPNLTEPISSSDISNGSSRMTSSSDGYPKSTETSSDVDNQCVPCLDLEEELASRTKYYSDFTIDRQRKINNMSPPLSYGNESSKDSDNSDNACEELFTREVEGCEAKDLPAFRAAPLGVSNVNDSRMIAYSRSSSHSSGTDSSSVSSRSGHRISRSSRSSASNRSSSSSSSRKSTTNPQASSTMIEDLSPQSSHSSGSSRHKSSTSNPQASSTMIEDFPSSKGSSRCSSNEDFVSVYTWSIHDTSEEVNLEDSYLRNIGHKVAARSTRSSRSSSASSTTSRKSTKRDRDSNRIQHVLTEPDSQLGNSLSVIEQASDIREAFLGADSLYEDEDIHYKASTLPRTSTRLYLVGQKTSASSSLEARRSSMPDILSVCTPSDFHSVPTSDDEEDNNSADDSSPLQERIEVPGKSSSSACTSSPLENSTKSDVAAPNNTEALIDSILTDSPVSACSSGIAAPYNSYNSAAESHPASRASQSTNSDNKSESSIGQPSAPPSSVKSSTAVPAKAPVLDFVFKKPLNTQPLRKLFKFKKSKGKSVEKIPTTSTPSHAYPSSVRSDPLSRRKLFSGSDQKMQEVQLMDKKAVMKKFRRFSESFHKRNSTGLPRIQTLANL; encoded by the exons ATGCAACCCAAAGTCAATATGCAGGAATTAG ATTGGATCGAGTCTGGAATGGAATCAGATGTTGCACCAGACGAAATGTACCTTATGCTACAAGCAGATATG ATGAGCATCAAGAAGCAGGAACGAGCTCTTCAGAGTGAGATTGCTGAAATTCAGTCCAAGTTCTTCAACCTGGTGGAGAACTGTGGGATCCAGCGCTCCGACTTCCCAGTCCGGGACAACTCCAAAGTCGTGTCTCCGTCCTTCCTTCAGAGCAACTCGACCTCCAGCCTCCGGCGCGTGCTTCCCCAAGAGGAGGATGAAGAGTTCCTTCTTCAGCAGCTTCTTCAGGGATCTGTGTGCTCCAGTAGTAGTGACAGTCTGTATGAGGACTCCGAGATGACTCTCATCATCGACAACAACTCCAACTACAAGCCTTCTCCATTCCGTCAGCCGGAAAACACCGTTGTCAGCTTCACCAGCATGCTTGTGCCAAACCTGACGGAACCTATCTCATCATCAGACATCAGCAATGGCTCCAGCAGGATGACGTCTTCTTCAGATGGTTATCCCAAATCCACAGAAACCTCATCAGATGTTGACAACCAGTGTGTCCCTTGTCTGGACTTAGAGGAGGAGCTGGCATCTCGAACCAAGTACTACTCCGACTTCACCATCGATCGCCAGCGCAAGATCAACAACATGTCACCCCCTCTCTCCTATGGCAACGAGTCTTCCAAGGACAGTGACAACAGTGACAATGCGTGTGAGGAGCTATTCACCAGGGAAGTGGAGGGATGTGAAGCCAAGGACCTACCTGCATTCCGTGCTGCTCCTCTCGGTGTTTCCAATGTGAATGACTCTAGGATGATTGCTTACTCACGTTCCAGCTCCCATTCATCAGGAACAGACAGCTCATCTGTGTCTTCCAGATCTGGTCATCGCATCAGCAGATCCAGTCGCTCCAGTGCCAGCAACAGATCTTCATCCTCATCATCCAGTCGGAAGAGCACCACCAACCCACAGGCATCATCCACCATGATCGAGGATCTGTCCCCTCAGTCATCTCACAGCAGTGGTAGCAGCAGACACAAGTCATCCACCTCCAATCCCCAGGCTTCATCCACCATGATTGAGGATTTCCCTTCTTCGAAAGGCAGCAGCCGGTGTTCCAGCAATGAGGACTTTGTTAGTGTGTACACCTGGTCCATTCACGACACCTCCGAGGAAGTCAACTTGGAGGACTCGTACCTCAGGAACATCGGACACAAGGTGGCAGCCCGCTCAACCAGATCCAGCCGAAGCAGTAGTGCTAGCAGCACCACATCCAGGAAATCAACCAAGCGTGACAGAGACTCCAACCGCATCCAGCATGTGCTTACAGAGCCTGACTCACAACTGGGAAATTCCTTGTCTGTGATTGAACAAGCCAGTGACATTCGTGAAGCCTTCCTTGGAGCTGATTCTCTGTACGAGGACGAGGACATCCACTACAAGGCCAGTACCTTACCTCGCACCAGCACACGCCTATACCTCGTGGGACAGAAGACCAGTGCTAGCTCATCCCTTGAGGCTCGTCGCTCTTCTATGCCTGATATCCTTAGTGTCTGCACGCCTAGTGACTTTCATAGTGTTCCCACTTCTGACGATGAAGAGGACAACAATAGTGCTGATGACTCCTCACCTCTCCAAGAGCGCATTGAAGTCCCGGGGAAGTCCAGTTCCAGTGCCTGCACTTCAAGTCCACTCGAGAACTCGACCAAATCTGATGTTGCTGCACCAAACAACACAGAGGCCCTCATTGACTCCATCCTCACTGACAGCCCAGTCAGTGCTTGCAGTAGTGGAATAGCCGCCCCCTACAACTCCTACAACTCAGCAGCGGAGAGCCATCCAGCCTCCCGTGCCAGCCAGTCCACAAACAGTGACAACAAGTCGGAATCCTCCATCGGACAACCTAGTGCTCCTCCATCCTCAGTCAAATCCTCAACCGCTGTGCCTGCCAAAGCTCCAGTGTTGGACTTTGTCTTCAAGAAACCTCTGAACACCCAGCCACTGAGGAAGCTGTTCAAGTTCAAGAAGAGCAAGGGGAAGAGTGTGGAGAAGATTCCGACCACGTCCACCCCCAGCCACGCCTACCCGTCCTCTGTCCGCAGTGACCCACTTTCCAGGAGGAAGCTTTTCTCCGGCAGTGACCAGAAGATGCAGGAGGTTCAGCTGATGGACAAGAAAGCCGTCATGAAGAAGTTCCGTAGATTCAGCGAGAGTTTCCACAAGCGCAACAGTACTGGCCTTCCCAGGATCCAGACCCTTGCCAACCTTTAA
- the LOC105343635 gene encoding uncharacterized protein isoform X2 — protein sequence MKKEMGVYEHVGRYFQYCIKWRDWIESGMESDVAPDEMYLMLQADMMSIKKQERALQSEIAEIQSKFFNLVENCGIQRSDFPVRDNSKVVSPSFLQSNSTSSLRRVLPQEEDEEFLLQQLLQGSVCSSSSDSLYEDSEMTLIIDNNSNYKPSPFRQPENTVVSFTSMLVPNLTEPISSSDISNGSSRMTSSSDGYPKSTETSSDVDNQCVPCLDLEEELASRTKYYSDFTIDRQRKINNMSPPLSYGNESSKDSDNSDNACEELFTREVEGCEAKDLPAFRAAPLGVSNVNDSRMIAYSRSSSHSSGTDSSSVSSRSGHRISRSSRSSASNRSSSSSSSRKSTTNPQASSTMIEDLSPQSSHSSGSSRHKSSTSNPQASSTMIEDFPSSKGSSRCSSNEDFVSVYTWSIHDTSEEVNLEDSYLRNIGHKVAARSTRSSRSSSASSTTSRKSTKRDRDSNRIQHVLTEPDSQLGNSLSVIEQASDIREAFLGADSLYEDEDIHYKASTLPRTSTRLYLVGQKTSASSSLEARRSSMPDILSVCTPSDFHSVPTSDDEEDNNSADDSSPLQERIEVPGKSSSSACTSSPLENSTKSDVAAPNNTEALIDSILTDSPVSACSSGIAAPYNSYNSAAESHPASRASQSTNSDNKSESSIGQPSAPPSSVKSSTAVPAKAPVLDFVFKKPLNTQPLRKLFKFKKSKGKSVEKIPTTSTPSHAYPSSVRSDPLSRRKLFSGSDQKMQEVQLMDKKAVMKKFRRFSESFHKRNSTGLPRIQTLANL from the exons ATGAAGAAAGAAATGGGAGTCTATGAACATGTTGGGAGATACTTTCAATATTGCATAAAATGGAGAG ATTGGATCGAGTCTGGAATGGAATCAGATGTTGCACCAGACGAAATGTACCTTATGCTACAAGCAGATATG ATGAGCATCAAGAAGCAGGAACGAGCTCTTCAGAGTGAGATTGCTGAAATTCAGTCCAAGTTCTTCAACCTGGTGGAGAACTGTGGGATCCAGCGCTCCGACTTCCCAGTCCGGGACAACTCCAAAGTCGTGTCTCCGTCCTTCCTTCAGAGCAACTCGACCTCCAGCCTCCGGCGCGTGCTTCCCCAAGAGGAGGATGAAGAGTTCCTTCTTCAGCAGCTTCTTCAGGGATCTGTGTGCTCCAGTAGTAGTGACAGTCTGTATGAGGACTCCGAGATGACTCTCATCATCGACAACAACTCCAACTACAAGCCTTCTCCATTCCGTCAGCCGGAAAACACCGTTGTCAGCTTCACCAGCATGCTTGTGCCAAACCTGACGGAACCTATCTCATCATCAGACATCAGCAATGGCTCCAGCAGGATGACGTCTTCTTCAGATGGTTATCCCAAATCCACAGAAACCTCATCAGATGTTGACAACCAGTGTGTCCCTTGTCTGGACTTAGAGGAGGAGCTGGCATCTCGAACCAAGTACTACTCCGACTTCACCATCGATCGCCAGCGCAAGATCAACAACATGTCACCCCCTCTCTCCTATGGCAACGAGTCTTCCAAGGACAGTGACAACAGTGACAATGCGTGTGAGGAGCTATTCACCAGGGAAGTGGAGGGATGTGAAGCCAAGGACCTACCTGCATTCCGTGCTGCTCCTCTCGGTGTTTCCAATGTGAATGACTCTAGGATGATTGCTTACTCACGTTCCAGCTCCCATTCATCAGGAACAGACAGCTCATCTGTGTCTTCCAGATCTGGTCATCGCATCAGCAGATCCAGTCGCTCCAGTGCCAGCAACAGATCTTCATCCTCATCATCCAGTCGGAAGAGCACCACCAACCCACAGGCATCATCCACCATGATCGAGGATCTGTCCCCTCAGTCATCTCACAGCAGTGGTAGCAGCAGACACAAGTCATCCACCTCCAATCCCCAGGCTTCATCCACCATGATTGAGGATTTCCCTTCTTCGAAAGGCAGCAGCCGGTGTTCCAGCAATGAGGACTTTGTTAGTGTGTACACCTGGTCCATTCACGACACCTCCGAGGAAGTCAACTTGGAGGACTCGTACCTCAGGAACATCGGACACAAGGTGGCAGCCCGCTCAACCAGATCCAGCCGAAGCAGTAGTGCTAGCAGCACCACATCCAGGAAATCAACCAAGCGTGACAGAGACTCCAACCGCATCCAGCATGTGCTTACAGAGCCTGACTCACAACTGGGAAATTCCTTGTCTGTGATTGAACAAGCCAGTGACATTCGTGAAGCCTTCCTTGGAGCTGATTCTCTGTACGAGGACGAGGACATCCACTACAAGGCCAGTACCTTACCTCGCACCAGCACACGCCTATACCTCGTGGGACAGAAGACCAGTGCTAGCTCATCCCTTGAGGCTCGTCGCTCTTCTATGCCTGATATCCTTAGTGTCTGCACGCCTAGTGACTTTCATAGTGTTCCCACTTCTGACGATGAAGAGGACAACAATAGTGCTGATGACTCCTCACCTCTCCAAGAGCGCATTGAAGTCCCGGGGAAGTCCAGTTCCAGTGCCTGCACTTCAAGTCCACTCGAGAACTCGACCAAATCTGATGTTGCTGCACCAAACAACACAGAGGCCCTCATTGACTCCATCCTCACTGACAGCCCAGTCAGTGCTTGCAGTAGTGGAATAGCCGCCCCCTACAACTCCTACAACTCAGCAGCGGAGAGCCATCCAGCCTCCCGTGCCAGCCAGTCCACAAACAGTGACAACAAGTCGGAATCCTCCATCGGACAACCTAGTGCTCCTCCATCCTCAGTCAAATCCTCAACCGCTGTGCCTGCCAAAGCTCCAGTGTTGGACTTTGTCTTCAAGAAACCTCTGAACACCCAGCCACTGAGGAAGCTGTTCAAGTTCAAGAAGAGCAAGGGGAAGAGTGTGGAGAAGATTCCGACCACGTCCACCCCCAGCCACGCCTACCCGTCCTCTGTCCGCAGTGACCCACTTTCCAGGAGGAAGCTTTTCTCCGGCAGTGACCAGAAGATGCAGGAGGTTCAGCTGATGGACAAGAAAGCCGTCATGAAGAAGTTCCGTAGATTCAGCGAGAGTTTCCACAAGCGCAACAGTACTGGCCTTCCCAGGATCCAGACCCTTGCCAACCTTTAA